The nucleotide sequence AGAGACCCAGTATACCGACCGTGTCGAAAAAAATAGTGTGCCGGCGGAGagttaaatcttttaaaaaatcaattttacaTCAGTTTTGTACGTAGTTTGGATAAGGCTCCCCATTTGGTATGTTTCGATTTAATGATGTTTTCCTGGGCGTTCTCTATGTCTCTATAGGGTCTGTAGAAAGTTAAGAGCTTGATATTTAGAATGCATGAACCATGCCCTTACTTCTGCCcactaaccccaaagaaaagtttaaccaatatttttgtttcaattgcCACCAAATTTCTTTACTGTACGATAATGCTTATGGAGCCGACATTAATTAAGCCACGGTACATGCATTGCGCCATATCGATGACTCATACGAGCTTAATCGTAAGGTCAATATGTACAAATCAATAATTCGATGGCGCTATCAAAAAATATAAGACATATACATATCGCAACGATTTTTTTTCAGAcgaataacttaaaaaccgtgTACAGAATcggtattaaaaaatagtaagtATTCCTACGTGGCACCATTAACAAAAGTTAACATAACCTCACAAAATAAAGACACACTTCAGACACTTCCCCATTAACTTTTCTgccatttactttttaataccATCTTCATCTCGCAAAGATAGTTTCACTCCTAATCCAAGTTGGACTAACGCCATTTTGCAAGGATAAAAAGTCTACAATTAGCTTTCAAGGCCTTTTGACGCTCGTCCGAAGTTATACATATGATGCATATTAACGTATAGATACCCGAATAAAATTTGATACGTAACTTATTGATTTTTATAGCATAGTTCCAATTCGTAACATTTTGAGAATTtgaattaataagaaaatattgtaaacaGGTACTTACATTTTCTTCTAAATTACGATGTTATAATCagctaaaatattgtaaaatactcTTAATTCCCttgcgaaaattaatttttcttctgtATCACAGAGAATTAAAACGCTGATTGAACAAATCGATATCTACCGATGTGTATATCACAGcatgtatatatacaatttGTTATCGATATAAAATGGCCAATTCAAGTAAGAGTAGCCATATCGGAAACACAGACTCAATGACATAGATGTGCAAGAATTAAAACGAATCAACTAACTCAGGTGGCGGCATTGAAAAACAGTTACTTAATCTTAcgtgattttgacaagtctgacgtcagctgcgttcggaatacaaaaaaaaaacgaaaaagaaaacagaagTAGGAAAAGTTATATGTCTGTGAAAATTCAAGGAATGGCttagtaatattgtgatttgtgagatttaaactaatcaacCTAATGGAAACGAAGTGCCgtgaaattgtgaaagcacaaattaacattaaacctccaaatgcagtttgctTGCATTTTTTTGCGGCAAACGCCATGACAGGaaagtatgtgtgagtgtgtatagtatattgtgttttattgtttccattgcttttgcCTAATCCTATTCTTCATAAAGAAGTAATTCCCCTtgctttttcttgtttattcatCCGCTCTTACGACgcggcgaattcggaaggcgtaaTCCGTTTCCCTATCATTCTTGTGCAACAATGATAAAATGCAAGAGTGCTCATTCTCAAGTGCAGAAATGCCAGTATAGAAAATAAACAAGGTCGGGTTTAGCAACACCACATTAGCAAGCTTAGGCAAAGtagaatgatttatttaataaaacttgGTGGAGATATTCGGTAGTGGTTCCTGAACAATCCTTATAACTCCCAACATTCCAGAAATAATAGCAGCTACTTTATTATTGTTTGTCACATTATTATACATTTTCCTTACGTGTTCCTTTCACATACGTTTTATacttatattcaaaatatttcaatgaacatTAAATGCGAATGCATTTATCAATATCAGGCTTCTTCTATTCGCCAGCTCGGCTTActcgacgaaaaatttgcatatgaaagcagcaacaaagttGTTTAGCaaaattcgccgctagcgagtatcgTTATACCAGATACGAATTTACGTTCTCTAGTATAAcgatactcgctagcggcgaattttGCTAAACAACTTTGTTACTGctttcatatgcaaatttttcgtcgagTAAGCCGAGCTGGCGATATgatatgaatttacgttctctgcacatactttcttgccacggcgtcttctgcataaaaaagcaaacaaactgcatttggaggctttataataatttgtgctttcacaatttaaaataCAGCACTTcagtttattttgtttgataagtttaaatctcacaaatcacaatattactaagccattcactgaattttcacaaacatgtaacttctcctacttttgtttatttgttcgtttgttttttattgcgaaCGCAGCTCACGCTTACACGAGTTATATGTAATTGGAATAAAGGCTGGTAAGCTAATCCCGTAACTTCCCCATCCCATGAAAACGCTAGAAGGTCCCGGAGTGCATTCCAAACCCATCGCTCTTGCTTTGGTGGTGCAGGTACGGTTTAGATGCCTCCTAATTTAGCGTCTAATGCATGGCTGATAATGGTATGCGCCAACCCTCGCATGAGCTCCCTGATTTCATATAGATAACCATGGACACATTAAGGGACAACTACACTTTCCGGGTTTTAGATAACAGCTCCCAATCATATGGAAAAACGTAAGCCCTTTTGAAAGCCAAAATCTGGAGGCGATGGTGAAGACTCGGAGCCAAACCACCAAATTTACCATTTATGCTAGAAGAGGCGAAATTGAATCAAGCTGTAGACAGTGTACCAAAACGAAATGCTTCTGCTTCCACGTGTGCTTGTCTGTAGAAGAAGCTTCTGTGGGCATGGATGTTGAATTCATCACGTCACGGATTTGGCTGTGATGGCGACCCACCACAGTTAACGGGCTCCGTCCTTAGCATCAGCAGCGATTGTATTGCTACTGCCAAACCCAAATCCACTCGGTGCCTTAGTTCTTGAAGACTCGAACCATCAAAGCGTAAGAAGAGGATGAAGACACACTATTTTACTCTCCAGAAATGGCTTAGAGTCCCAGTTCTGACGACAAGAAAGTGACCAGAGTCAAGCTATCAAAGGAGGGATTAAAGGCGAAATCGCACTACAAGGCTCCGATCAAGATCTGCGACCGACTTAGCGACCAGTTCAACCTGGCGGAAGATGAAATGAAACGGTTGACTCGGCAAGGAAGGATGGAGGGGGGCTTGGCGTACTTCGCAACCCATGAAGGATATAAGGCATCAGACCCGAAGTTTTCAAACCGAATTGAGCAACATATTGCTGAGAAAAGACAGCGTCTCAACCGAAAACGAAGGCAAGGTGACAACGATCAAGGAAAGGCTCAAAGGCGATGGTGAAAAGTCAAGCGTCAAGCGCGACGACGGAAAGCCAAACAACATCTGATCGTGGCGCTCGTTGACCGTAGTAACTGGGACGGATGTCGCAGGACCTCTGAAGCTGCTAAAAACCTTCTTCACCAAGATGGACGCACTTATGTCCGCTTTTGACGGCGCAGGATGGTTTAGTCGCGTCAAAATTATCAGCTGAAAGGACGACCCAATACTAACCTGATCTTTCAGATCATCGTCTTATCAAATTCTGACTGAGAATTGATACAATATAATACCTTCCGCTAGGAATcgtcgaaatgtggactgggacaggtaagGAGAGATtttaacagagcgattaccaaacatgaaaaaactaaaatcaataaaaatgattagATATGCTACTGAGAAATGAGAAGTTACTTTAAtgaattgctttgaggaaccatgcccactcaggcaaagtagaCAGGAGAAAGCGGTTCCTTGCTGGAGTCCTGAGCTAACGAAGCCTTGTGTACTGTCCAGAAAACTTCTTATTAATGCcttaaaaaccttaaaaatatatgctttagaaaggaggagacaggctgattgaggctcTGAAAAAGATCTTCATAGCCTGTCTTGCACTTGGtcatataccatcccaatggcgacgcgtaagagtatgcacttattccgaaaccaggaaaagataaCTATTCCTTAGCAAAAAGTtgtagaccaatcagtttggcATTAATCGTGTTGAAAAGTCTACAACAAGTggtagtagaaatcaacacccTTACCAGAATGGAAAAttatgtgaatcagccttacacgatcttgttagtaAGATTGAAGCCGGGGTGGAAGCTGACGTGTACACAATTGGCGTGTTCGGGGACATTGAGGGATTTTGATAATGacacttttggctcaatatgTTCCTCTGCCGAACGTCAttgagttaatcaaaccattgtaaagtggatatattccatgttctctgagaggctgttaattGCTGGTCAGAACAGCGACGAACTAATCACTAGCGGAGAtacaggaactcggttttcatatCCAAGCATATGCAaaaggctttgcacgaaagtgcagaggattctgggCAAactcgatgactggtgcatgagacaaggtctttccgtcgATCCGAACCCAactgtgacacttggtctttccgacgAATtgaaatatctaggagtaagcttggataagaagctgacttgggagacacacgtttcactgaatgtgaatcgcgcattgaggatttttcagcaatcccgagcctttggtaaaacctgaggtctgaaacctgctgtggtcctatggatatacacagcacttatcagaccaactATCACTTAAGCCTCTGTGGTCTGAtagcgacggagcatggttaggtccacactccgggaactatacagactGCAAAGAAACGTATGTTTATGCATtgcgggtgccatgagtacaacctccggcgatgctctaaatgctatgcttgatctGCTCctcttggatcttaagatacaacaggaagcaataaaagcaatgtgtactcttagactccataaatatggtttttggcacctaaagacgacctgatacccatagtttcatttggaaggaaatttgatgtcagcgtgagcaatggagcaatccagaatgcatttaGGGAGGTTTAACGGATATTTTCCTCACCGATgcgtccaagaatgaaatagggtctagagcctgatggtacttaaacgatagtaataagtatcactatactatgggggaaatggcaactgttttccaaacggatggagatggagcgggaaacggattggagttttcagggaaagtcaggctgcattgaaggccctggagaacgcaaagcaaacctcaaagattgttgaaGAATGCAAGAAGGAGCTTAATtttgtcgcaagacagaacaggcttgtacttatatgggtttcaGGGCACTCCGGTGTTcgaggaaacgaaattgccaataattggaatcagttccgcaggaatcatgaattggatcagtgattatacatatatgcaaattaCATAAAGAgggatggtccggtctagaacgctgcagcaCTGCCTTGctggagcaaggctacgagttttgggtccgatgtcgtgagaatgagtaatatacGTTCTCTAacactggaggatatttacagattttgcaaagaatctggaaaattctcacagatctaactacctttgtctctgtctccattctttcctatctctttctctgatagtTTTCTCCTTTcgtccttgactatctaccctctctCCAGAGCTCTATATGCAATGGGCTTTTaaacctgagtgttttaggagccacgaAATCTCTTGGGCTCCTTGGCTCAacctattcaaattttaatgttttcaacCTGGGTAAAGGAAGCTGTTAAACTACTTCAAAGCCCATGGGAAACTGCCAAGATCGAGATAGTCGATTGCGGCATTATATCAGTCATACCGAAGGCCAAAGTTCTCATTCCAAGAGTAGTAAAACCAcgggtttgtttttctttggtaCGTCTGAACACATGGTACCTTGTTCATGAAACCCAAAAAGTTGCTAAAAGTTCTCTAGAATACAATGGTTTCATTTCTGGAGaatgtacgttttttttttcaaagtaccaaCGATAGTGAGGTGCCAAGAAAAAAGACTTTTAGCCAGAGGCAACGATGTAAAAAATCTGTCCATGCTAATGTTTCGGCCAGATCCTTTGTAAGCGATGGCAAGTTCTTTCACAACTCGCTCTCCTTGATTCATCCCTCGAATATTACCTTGCTTGTCTGTATAGAGAATCCCTTTCAGCGGATAAGCAATACTTGCACCGCACACCCAAAATACTTTGAGCCGTACTTAGCTGTGATGGCATGTATTGGACAAACTTCATTCTTCCTCGATAAGGAAAAAGCTGTTCATCAAAAGTCAAGAGTTCCGTTGGTCTATACATGGTTGCTAGGTTTGCATGCAGCACGTTCCGTACATCAGTGATTGGTGCAGCTTTGTCTATGGCTGCTCGAATAGTGCATACGTAAAAGTGATTGAAATCTTCTTTGTTCCATCGTTGCACGGTATAAAGGGAATGAACTTTTTTTCCACATTTCATCTAAGTGATCTGTGTTCGAGTTATTTGCACCCGcacatataaaaattcaaaaaaaaaaaaaagaatacatttCTGTTAtagttaatatatataatagtaataaaataatgaacacgaaaaacaacttataaataaatacgtaaaatattgcgattttttcatataacataaaaagttgataacaaacacaaaaaaaaatcgtaaatctttgtaaaatatttcaaacacaaatttacagacataaaccaacacacagttttcaataaaattgcatgtaggtatgtaaaatGAGTTCCTATATGTACACACAAAGGATATAAAAAGCGttggaaaattctacaaaccctttcaatttaaagtattacgtttcaattaaattaattttaagacaaattattataaatatttcaatagatCAATTCTCCAATAAACTAAAACAAACTGTTTTCATCAGGTATTTCTgtcgcgtttcttctggcagcccgccatttcgcctatcagctgttcataaTCCCATAAtctgtgagtgctgccaagttttgaaacgagctctttcaaaatgaataagtttcgcATATTATTATCTATGCTAATAAgcttttccaaacagaagtgaaataattgaatatataagtctataaaaagtgaaaaacccTGCGAAGAAGGGAGTGTCTACTATGAACAATTTGGATAGCTGTGGCCAAGCGTTTTCCAaattggaaaaagaaacatCTAATTTAGCTTTGCTAAGGGATCGAGTAGAAAAATATCATGATTTGTCAACTCAAATGTCCAGTATCTTAACCGTGTTCGAGCAGCGCCTTGGAAAGTTAGAACAGACCATTCTACCGGTATACAAGGAGACAGAGCAACTTCAAAAGCGGCAACAGAGTAAGAACGATGGAATAAATTTGAACACGTATATCATAATTGCAATTTCCATGTAGATTTGGATACAACATTAGGGTGCTTAGAAACTGTTCTCGCACATTATGATGTTTCCCAGGAGGTGTGCAATCTTGTACATCAAGGACCAATAGAGGGAAATGTTAACGTTTTCCTTGAAGCTCTGGGGAAATTACGTGCTGCAATGGACTACTTCCTGCACCATAACTCCCAGAGTGTTGAATTGGAAAATGTTACCAGTCTTTTTAATACTGGTTGTGAAGGCTTAAATCAACATTTCCGATTGTTACTGAAAAAACATAGTTCACCTCTAAAACCTGTTGATTTATTAGATCTTATTTACATCGAAGATGATTCAAGCGATGAGTATACGTCGTTCCGGCAACTATCGCAAGGTACTCGAGAAGAATTAGGAACTATTGCCCATTGGTTGGAGCAAAATTTGAGGAGGGAGTACACAATTATTTATGCTACAGAAAGAGGTGAAGTCGTGCTGCGTTCTCTCCAAAATTTGAAAGATCACCAAAAAAGTAGCAGTTGGGGAAATGAAGCTTTGGTGCGTTTACTTATCATTGTAACTTGCATAAATATAGTCATGATAGTTATTATTACCTTTACAGAAACCACGTCATAGTGGACGATCAGATGTGAAAAAGAATACCTCAGCTCGGTTACAACAAATGTGAGTGCCTAAATAGCGATTTAatcaatttatttgtaaataaaaccCAACTCCTTTTTAGTTTTGAGCGGAAAGCAAACAAATTGTACTTGCGTGCCACCCAGACACTTGAACAATCAACAggaatatctataaaaaaggcatcaacccattcggaaCACTTGTCTGCCGAGGAGTTTGTGGATGGAGATCAAGAGCTGGATAAGTACCTCGTCATGCTTTTGGGGCTACAGCGACTTCTTAATTGGGAGCGCGCATTAATGACAGAAATCGTGCCTACCTCCAAACACGGAGAAGTTTTCTCAAAATTGGCTTACAATTCTATTGAACTCGTGGTAAAAGATGCTGAAGCTATTACAAACCGTATTATGCGTTGTATATCACGAAAAGAATGGACATCTGCATTAGGAATATTTTCGGCACTTAAACGAGTCATTTTGCTTCAACCAGACATTGAACGTACCTATGACTCACAACAAAGAGAACAACTTACGAAGGTGCTAAATAAACTTCAGGCAACGGTAGGTAACCTATGTAACATTATATTTATGATGAAATAACGACAAATATTTCAAGGGCGCGAAAGCACTGGAACATTTCCTCGAAGTAGTGAAAGGTGAATCTGGTACAAATATTGTTGGCATGAGCTCAAGTACACTCGGTTATGGCTATGTTAATGTCCCTAAGGACGCAACGGTGCACGAGCTGACCTCCAATACAATTTGGTTTATAGAACATCTATATGATCATTACGATGTCATCGGCTCTATTTTGCACCAAGATGTTCTTTACAGTACACAACTGGATACAATACTCATGAAAAAAGCTCTCCCCGGTGAAGAGCGCAATAAAGCATTGCTAGCAATTTATATCAGTAAGTAAAAATCAAACCCTTGTAATAAGTGAGTATTTTAACACTTCTATTAAACAGAAAAAGCTTTAGCGGAACTTAATCTTTCCATAATGAATAAATGCGAACAGTACAACGATCAGGCTACCAAACATCTCTTTCGCTTAAACAATATTCATTATATACTAAAATCTTTACAACAATC is from Anastrepha ludens isolate Willacy chromosome 4, idAnaLude1.1, whole genome shotgun sequence and encodes:
- the LOC128859867 gene encoding exocyst complex component 7 isoform X2 translates to MNNLDSCGQAFSKLEKETSNLALLRDRVEKYHDLSTQMSSILTVFEQRLGKLEQTILPVYKETEQLQKRQQNLDTTLGCLETVLAHYDVSQEVCNLVHQGPIEGNVNVFLEALGKLRAAMDYFLHHNSQSVELENVTSLFNTGCEGLNQHFRLLLKKHSSPLKPVDLLDLIYIEDDSSDEYTSFRQLSQGTREELGTIAHWLEQNLRREYTIIYATERGEVVLRSLQNLKDHQKSSSWGNEALKPRHSGRSDVKKNTSARLQQIFERKANKLYLRATQTLEQSTGISIKKASTHSEHLSAEEFVDGDQELDKYLVMLLGLQRLLNWERALMTEIVPTSKHGEVFSKLAYNSIELVVKDAEAITNRIMRCISRKEWTSALGIFSALKRVILLQPDIERTYDSQQREQLTKVLNKLQATGAKALEHFLEVVKGESGTNIVGMSSSTLGYGYVNVPKDATVHELTSNTIWFIEHLYDHYDVIGSILHQDVLYSTQLDTILMKKALPGEERNKALLAIYIKKALAELNLSIMNKCEQYNDQATKHLFRLNNIHYILKSLQQSNLIDLVTLAEPECEQCYLDMIRELKFSYQKTWSKMLVSIGVDELPRPSHGKVKDKDRSILKERFSTFNKDFEEACKMQRGISIPDVILREGIKRDNVEHILPKYNRFYEMYASVQFSKNPDKYVKYRPHEINQMLSKLFDDSA
- the LOC128859867 gene encoding exocyst complex component 7 isoform X1, which gives rise to MNNLDSCGQAFSKLEKETSNLALLRDRVEKYHDLSTQMSSILTVFEQRLGKLEQTILPVYKETEQLQKRQQNLDTTLGCLETVLAHYDVSQEVCNLVHQGPIEGNVNVFLEALGKLRAAMDYFLHHNSQSVELENVTSLFNTGCEGLNQHFRLLLKKHSSPLKPVDLLDLIYIEDDSSDEYTSFRQLSQGTREELGTIAHWLEQNLRREYTIIYATERGEVVLRSLQNLKDHQKSSSWGNEALLLLPLQKPRHSGRSDVKKNTSARLQQIFERKANKLYLRATQTLEQSTGISIKKASTHSEHLSAEEFVDGDQELDKYLVMLLGLQRLLNWERALMTEIVPTSKHGEVFSKLAYNSIELVVKDAEAITNRIMRCISRKEWTSALGIFSALKRVILLQPDIERTYDSQQREQLTKVLNKLQATGAKALEHFLEVVKGESGTNIVGMSSSTLGYGYVNVPKDATVHELTSNTIWFIEHLYDHYDVIGSILHQDVLYSTQLDTILMKKALPGEERNKALLAIYIKKALAELNLSIMNKCEQYNDQATKHLFRLNNIHYILKSLQQSNLIDLVTLAEPECEQCYLDMIRELKFSYQKTWSKMLVSIGVDELPRPSHGKVKDKDRSILKERFSTFNKDFEEACKMQRGISIPDVILREGIKRDNVEHILPKYNRFYEMYASVQFSKNPDKYVKYRPHEINQMLSKLFDDSA